Genomic window ([Eubacterium] hominis):
CTGACTTATTAGAAGTTGCACCAAATGAACACTGGAACGAAAGCATTATTAAGAAATAAAAATACATTAAGGGTAACGTCTTATGATGTTACTCTTTTTTTATCATGTTTTAATCATATAATTAATAATTTATATATATGTTGCTTAATTTATTTAGATTGTTGCGCATGCAACTATTATTTTGTGAAAAATCGTGATATACTTAAAAAACAATATGTGTATTGGAGGAGTTTTATTGAAAAATCGTAAAAAGACAATAGATAAAATAAAAAAACAATTTATACAGGCAGTACCAACAATCGTGTTCTTTCTCTTTTTATTCTATACGATTTTAATATTTTTTGGCGTACAATATATGACAATCGTATCTTTTATAACAATTATTTTTAAAATACAATATAACAAATCATTTACTATAAAAAAGATGCTGAGCATTACAGTACAGTTACTGGTTTTATCAATGCTCGCATTTTTTGCGACACTTCATCCTGCATTATCCGTACTATTAAACTGCATTGTACCATTTATTCTGGTTTTTGTTCAGGCTTCCCAGTTTAATCAAAAAGGCTATATGGCAAATATGATGGCATTTGTACTACTACAGCTTCGTCCAGTGGGATGGAGTGGCATCTGGCCATTAACAATAGTACTCTGTTATTCTATTCTTGTATTGGCAGTTGCTTTAATTATTGTAGCCTTTACCCATCGACATAAAGATAGTTATGTATTGATTAAAAAAGCAAATACACAGCTATATGATCTAACGCAGTTGATTCTTCATCATCAAGATCCTGCTCATCAGATACAGGCGATGATTTTAACACAACAGGCTTTATATAAGGAAGCATATCAAAGTCGTGGTTTAACTTATGTGATTACAAAATCAGGGAAACTGCATTATATGTTTGCCTTGTTGATGCAAAGAACCATATATTTCTTTGAAAGCCGTTATGAACAGGATATGTTGGAAAAAGAAAATGATTATTCATTATTTGCGACATTTTCTGCTTATACCAAGCATCTGTCTAATATATTAAATGATAAAAAAACGTATCAGAAAGAAGGAGAAATACTTTTACAAGAAGCATCATCCAAAGAAGATAATGATATTTGTGCATTTATACAAAATTTTATGCGATTGTTTATGATTATCCTGGATATACGTGAGGAAGGGAAAGATAATCAGCCAATGAGAGAATGGCGTATGCCACAACATCTGCATCCTTTAGAACAATTAAAAGCTAAATTTCATCTTGACCGTTTTGAATTTCGTTTTGCTTGTCGTTTAAGCTGTGTTATGGTTATTGGATTTTTATTTTCCAACCTTACACAATGGAATCATTCTTACTGGCTCCCATTAAATGCGATTGTTTTACTTCAACCTATGTATGAAGAAAGTAACTATCGTTTAAAAACCCGTTTTATTGGTACGGTTGCTGGAAGTATTGGTGTATATATTTTGCTAAGTATCTTCCCTGGGATTAACGCTCATTTCATCATTGCGACAATCATGGTTACCTGTATGTATACAGCAACACCAGGTAGTTGGATGCAGGCGATGTTTTCAACCTGTTTTGCCTTGACAATGACCACTATGGCTCTACAACAGGAAATAGCAATTGAGTTAAGAATTACTTATGTTGTACTTGCGATTATCCTTGTATTGATTGTGAATCGATTCCTGTTTCCAACCAGTATGACAACGCAGTTTCGTTATAATTTACAACGGATGTTCCATATGCAGCACGCCTATCTTATGATTCTTCGTTCTGCACTAGAAAAACAAATTGACTATGGTGTGATCTGTGATGCCTTAACCAGCTATCATATGGTATATGCACAACTGCATCAGCATGTTTCTAAATTAGATGGTGAGGAAAAAGCTTTTTATCAAGATATCCTTTTAATCTTTTGGCGCATGGCTGCGGAAATGGAACAGTTGTTGTTCCTTGTGAATCAACAACGTATCGGTGTTGATAATCAAAGAGAATTATGGAATTATATTAAAGTCAATCATTATGTACTCCAGCATATCCAGATGATGATGAATTTAGGAGAGGTCAATTTGATTGATGTAAAAGATATAGTTTATAAACGAAAAATTGAGGGAGAACCTTCTTTATCTCTAGCAATGGAACAATATGCAAAACATATATCTAGGCTTTATTACAGGACTTTTACGTATTACAAAGATAAAAATAAACGAATTACTACAGAATAAAAACATCTTTATTGGGAATACTTTAAAAAACATATGCAAGCATGTACGAAACATGTTAAACTAATATCAGAGGTTGAAAGGAGCATATTTATGAAGTATGAAATAAGGAGAGTTACAGAAAATGATTATTTGGATATTCATGCATTAAATCAACAGTTAGGCTACGAATATGATAAAGATAAAGTAAAAGAGCGCATATCTAATCTGTTAGATGCAGGTACAGATATCATTACAGTTCTGGAAGTAGAGGGAAAAGTAGTTGGATATATTCATGGTATTCCATATAATACATTATACACTGATAATCTGATTAATATGGTAGCGATTGTTTTCTCAAATTCAGTAGAAATAGACGCAAAGGCCAAAGGGGAATTATTCTTTGAGTTTGAAAAGCGTGTAAAGAAAAATGGATATCATGGTATTCGTTTAACAGCTGATGTGGAACGTGATTTATTACATGAATTCCTTGTATCAAATGGATTTGAAAACAAACGTGATTTAAAACACTATATCAAATATTTCTAAAAGATTAGTAATTAAGAAAACCATCCTTCATGATTATTTACATAAATGGATGGTCTTTTTTATAGGATAAAGATACGATGTGTTTTAATATATATCTCTATCCGTTATATACACCAAAAAGATAGGCAATTTTGCCTATCTTTTTGGAATCATCGTGTTGGCATTTTAAAATCAATTAGTGCCTTATTGATAAAATCATTAAATGGTTTGACAGCACGGTACATTTCGATAAGGTTATCAAACATATCTCCTTTTAATAAATCAACATCTTCTAAATGGTATTCAACAAACCAATTTTTATATTTTATATATTCAATATAAGGAAAATCAGGATCGTATCCCTTTGGTGGCCGTTTTAATTTTGCGCCAAGTAATTGAAAGTAAGCTGAAAACCGATTATTTGAAAGAATATTTTCAAATTCTTTTGCATGTTGAATTAGATAATTACGCATCATGTTTGTTGCATCACGAAACATATCCGCAAACAAGCCGCCGCCAATAATAGAGTTTCCATCAGGTTCTATATAAATGAAGAAGCCTACAGGAATGGGCAGTTTTCCTTTTTGGGATATGTGAGCACGAAAAGCTGGTCGATAAGGTGATTTATCATTTGAAAATCGTGTATCTCTGACCAATGAAAAAATCAAATCTTTTGGTTGAAATTGTAATATATTTGGTTCATCTTTTGAAATGATAATCATCAAATCCTGTACAAGATTTTCAAATTCCTTCATTGCTTCCATTTTCTCTTTTTTATGCGCATGGTACCATTCTCGATTGTTATTTGCTTTTAAGTCAGATAGATAATGTAAGATTATTTGTAAATCAGCCATTAGGATATCACCTCATCTTTATCATAAGATTGTATTACTTTCATATCATCTGACTCAAGAAGATTTTTCATGAATGCCTCGACAGATATAGGGGGTTCATAATTAGGTAAATCTTCAAAGACAGGTACTTGTTTATCGATCTCTACCATATGATTGGTAACATCTGTTAATAATTGTTCATTCAAAGGCTGAAGTGTATTAAATTCCAAATGATTAGGGTGTAATCGATGACTTGCAATAGCATAGCTGACTCTTTTTTTACAATCACAATAACCAGTTTTCGTTAGTCCACAGTTTTCACCTAAGAACTTGGTCATTTTTTTCTTAGCACGTGAAAGTTTCTGGCGATAGTTATCAGGACTCATATCCAATAACTCTCCAGCAATTTTACTATCTAAATGGAACATCGTTCCTAAGATAAAGATACATCTGGTCTGTGGATCAAAGCATTGCAGCATGACATTTGTACATGACATACGAAGCTCCCATGCCAACTCATCTTCATCTATACCTTGCAACAAGGCTTCATTTTTTTCCATAAAACCATTTTTGGTATCCTGTTCATAAAATTCAAAAGATAATGAGTGCTGAGCAAAGATGGATTTTTTATAATTAATTAAATAATTCACAGATAAACGATAAACCCAGGTAGTAAATGCTGATTCTTGGTGGAAACTGTCTAGTCGTGTCATAATACGTATTAGAATATCCTGTGTCGCATCTTGTGCATCGTGTACATTGCCAAGCATCCTCAATGACAAGTTAAATATAAAATTTTTTACCTCTATTAAAAGGGTTTCCAATGCCTGAGAATCACCTTCCAATGCAGCTTCTACATACTTATTTTGTTCAATTTTATTCATAAAAACTATCCTCCTGTTTTTCTTTCTATAAATTAGACAATTCTTTTCCTTCTTTGTGACAGCATATCACAAAAAATTTTCTATGACATACAATATAAAGTATTTTTATAATTTCATCATCGATCGTTATGAAACCGCATACTTAGACAAAGCTAGCATTTTGTACATTGTTTGTGATGAATACAAGATTATAATGTATGTCATTGATAGAAAGAAGGATACGATGAGAGAAGAATGGAAAGGTGTGCTGCACAGCACATGGCTGAAAATCGTTTTAGTAGCAATTATCACCATACCAATGTTATATGCGGGAATTTTCTTAGGATCTATGTGGGATCCATATGGGAAGGCAGAGGATATACCAGTTGCTGTTGTGAATAACGATAAACAGGTTACTTACAACGATAAAACATTGGATGTAGGAAATGAACTGGTGAAGAATCTGAAAGATAACAAGTCAATGAAGTTTTCTTTTATGGATGAAACACAGGCAATGAATGGATTAAAAGATGGAACATATTATATGGTAATCACCATTCCATCTGACTTTTCAAAGAATGCGACAACATTATTGGATGAACATCCGGAAAAAATGAAACTAGAATATACAACCAATCCGGGTACCAATTATATCGCCACAAAAATGGATGACACAGCAGTGTCTAAGATTGAAGAAAGTGTATCAGCTTCTGTCACAAAGACGTACGCGGATACAATATTCTCACAGGTAAAGACGTTAAGCAGTGGTTTAAAAGACGCAAGCGATGGCAGTACGAAGTTATATGATGGTGTGAATGATGCACAGGATGGCAGTAAGTTGATTAACGACAATTTAAAGGTTCTGGCAAACAGCACATTGACCTTTGAAAATGGTACTTCCACCCTTGTGAAAGGTTTATCTGATTATACAAATGGTGTTACTTCATTACAAAAAGGTTCTATACAGCTTCAAGATGGTTTAACACAGTTAAATGGCAATACGCCAGCACTTGCAAGTGGTATCGCTCAGTTAACAGATGGCAGCCAACAATTACAAAGTGGTGTGAATGAATACACTGGCGGTGTCAATCAATTATCAGACAGCAGTGCTTTATTAGTTGAGAATAATGCAACACTTGTTGGCGGTATCAAGCAGGTAGCACAAGGCAGTACAGCTTTATATCAGGGCAGTCAAAATATCACAAATGGATTAAAAACCATGTCTAATCAAATTGGAGATAACATGGAAAAAAGTAAAGCGGATATTCAAAAACTGATGCATGGCAATCAAGCAGGTGCTTCCAGTATGGATACCTTAAAAGTACAGGCACAACAGTTAAAAGATGCTTTAAATAGCGCAAGCGAAACACAAAAGACGACAATTGATACTTTAAAAACAGTGCAAACAAGTGATGCAGTATCAGCCGCAAAATTGAATGCAGTCATTCAGGGCATGGAAGCATCAAATACTAATTATGAACAGCTGTCACAAGTATTAGATACGCTGGTTACACAAAGCGACCAGATGAAAACTGTATTAAACGGTAATAATCAGGCGATTACCACATTATCACAAAGTATGCAGGATATTAAAACAGCATTAGATGCCCAAGGCACAAGTGCTGAAGATATGGGACTTATACAAGGCATGGAAACTTTACAAAACAATCTTTCCGTTTTAAATCAAAGTCTAAACAGTGATCAGGGTCTTGTGAAAGGTGTAGAAACATATACCAATGGTGTGCGTGCTTTATCACAAGGTGCATCACAAATTCAGGCAAACAGTGATGCATTACGAAATGGTGCCAGTCAGGTTGCACAAGGCAGTCAGGCGTTAAACAATAATGTTCCTACTTTAACACAGGGAATTAGTGAACTTGCACAAGGCAGTAAATCTTTAACACAAGGTGCTAATACACTGGTGTCTAATAACCCTGAAATCTTAAATGGTGCACAGGCACTACAATCCGGAAGTACACAATTAAGTGATGGCGCAAACCAACTGGCAACTGGTTCTGATAGTCTATACAATGGTTTATCTACCATTAAATCTGGTACGTCTACATTACAAACATCGCTTGCAGATGGAGCGAAAAAAAGCAATATGGATATCAGTAATCAAACCAAAGATATGATGGCAAGTCCTGTAACGCTGCAGCATCAGGAAATCAGTACGGTTGAAAACAATGGTCATGCCATGGCACCATATATGATGTCTGTTGGTCTATATGTCGCATGTATGGCATTTACATTGATGTATCCATTATTGAAAAACAACATTCAAACAAAATCTGGATTCAAGCTATGGGCTAGCAAAGCAGGTGTGATGTATGTGATTTCAACCATTATGGCAATTGTAATGATCGGTGCATTAATGCTTGTGAATGGCTTATCTCCATATCAGGTCGCAGGAACCTTTGGTATGGCAATATTAGTCGCAGCAGCATTCATGTCAATGATCGTGTTCTTTAGTATCACATGTGGCAAGATTGGAAGTTTTATCGTATTAATCTTCATGGTATTACAATTAGGTGGTGCAGCTGGTACGTATCCAATTGAAACATCCGGCGTATTCTATAATGTCATTCATCCATTCATGCCATTCACGTATAGTGTAGAGGCATTCCGTCATACATTAGCAATGGGTGGTAATATCACACCAGATATTATGGTGTTTGTGGGAATGATCATTATATTCTCTGTATTATCTATTCTGTTTTATCGCTGGAAAGCAAACATCAGTGATGAAGCATATGAAAAAACAGCTTTAGCGAAATTTCATTAATTCAAGGAGGAGTCAAGCGTGCTGAATAATGCAAGATCATTCATGATCGAAGTGTTCGCAACATGTATTGGGGCGTTTAGAGGTATGAAATTATATCTGAAGGATAAACGTGAACGAATGAGATTAAGAGAAAAAGAGCTATTTGGTTAAGAAGAAAAGAGGATTTTATACTGAAATATGTATGAGATCCTTTTTTTTAAC
Coding sequences:
- a CDS encoding YhgE/Pip domain-containing protein; the encoded protein is MREEWKGVLHSTWLKIVLVAIITIPMLYAGIFLGSMWDPYGKAEDIPVAVVNNDKQVTYNDKTLDVGNELVKNLKDNKSMKFSFMDETQAMNGLKDGTYYMVITIPSDFSKNATTLLDEHPEKMKLEYTTNPGTNYIATKMDDTAVSKIEESVSASVTKTYADTIFSQVKTLSSGLKDASDGSTKLYDGVNDAQDGSKLINDNLKVLANSTLTFENGTSTLVKGLSDYTNGVTSLQKGSIQLQDGLTQLNGNTPALASGIAQLTDGSQQLQSGVNEYTGGVNQLSDSSALLVENNATLVGGIKQVAQGSTALYQGSQNITNGLKTMSNQIGDNMEKSKADIQKLMHGNQAGASSMDTLKVQAQQLKDALNSASETQKTTIDTLKTVQTSDAVSAAKLNAVIQGMEASNTNYEQLSQVLDTLVTQSDQMKTVLNGNNQAITTLSQSMQDIKTALDAQGTSAEDMGLIQGMETLQNNLSVLNQSLNSDQGLVKGVETYTNGVRALSQGASQIQANSDALRNGASQVAQGSQALNNNVPTLTQGISELAQGSKSLTQGANTLVSNNPEILNGAQALQSGSTQLSDGANQLATGSDSLYNGLSTIKSGTSTLQTSLADGAKKSNMDISNQTKDMMASPVTLQHQEISTVENNGHAMAPYMMSVGLYVACMAFTLMYPLLKNNIQTKSGFKLWASKAGVMYVISTIMAIVMIGALMLVNGLSPYQVAGTFGMAILVAAAFMSMIVFFSITCGKIGSFIVLIFMVLQLGGAAGTYPIETSGVFYNVIHPFMPFTYSVEAFRHTLAMGGNITPDIMVFVGMIIIFSVLSILFYRWKANISDEAYEKTALAKFH
- a CDS encoding RNA polymerase sigma factor, coding for MNKIEQNKYVEAALEGDSQALETLLIEVKNFIFNLSLRMLGNVHDAQDATQDILIRIMTRLDSFHQESAFTTWVYRLSVNYLINYKKSIFAQHSLSFEFYEQDTKNGFMEKNEALLQGIDEDELAWELRMSCTNVMLQCFDPQTRCIFILGTMFHLDSKIAGELLDMSPDNYRQKLSRAKKKMTKFLGENCGLTKTGYCDCKKRVSYAIASHRLHPNHLEFNTLQPLNEQLLTDVTNHMVEIDKQVPVFEDLPNYEPPISVEAFMKNLLESDDMKVIQSYDKDEVIS
- a CDS encoding FUSC family protein, with protein sequence MKNRKKTIDKIKKQFIQAVPTIVFFLFLFYTILIFFGVQYMTIVSFITIIFKIQYNKSFTIKKMLSITVQLLVLSMLAFFATLHPALSVLLNCIVPFILVFVQASQFNQKGYMANMMAFVLLQLRPVGWSGIWPLTIVLCYSILVLAVALIIVAFTHRHKDSYVLIKKANTQLYDLTQLILHHQDPAHQIQAMILTQQALYKEAYQSRGLTYVITKSGKLHYMFALLMQRTIYFFESRYEQDMLEKENDYSLFATFSAYTKHLSNILNDKKTYQKEGEILLQEASSKEDNDICAFIQNFMRLFMIILDIREEGKDNQPMREWRMPQHLHPLEQLKAKFHLDRFEFRFACRLSCVMVIGFLFSNLTQWNHSYWLPLNAIVLLQPMYEESNYRLKTRFIGTVAGSIGVYILLSIFPGINAHFIIATIMVTCMYTATPGSWMQAMFSTCFALTMTTMALQQEIAIELRITYVVLAIILVLIVNRFLFPTSMTTQFRYNLQRMFHMQHAYLMILRSALEKQIDYGVICDALTSYHMVYAQLHQHVSKLDGEEKAFYQDILLIFWRMAAEMEQLLFLVNQQRIGVDNQRELWNYIKVNHYVLQHIQMMMNLGEVNLIDVKDIVYKRKIEGEPSLSLAMEQYAKHISRLYYRTFTYYKDKNKRITTE
- a CDS encoding DUF2461 domain-containing protein — protein: MADLQIILHYLSDLKANNNREWYHAHKKEKMEAMKEFENLVQDLMIIISKDEPNILQFQPKDLIFSLVRDTRFSNDKSPYRPAFRAHISQKGKLPIPVGFFIYIEPDGNSIIGGGLFADMFRDATNMMRNYLIQHAKEFENILSNNRFSAYFQLLGAKLKRPPKGYDPDFPYIEYIKYKNWFVEYHLEDVDLLKGDMFDNLIEMYRAVKPFNDFINKALIDFKMPTR
- a CDS encoding GNAT family N-acetyltransferase: MKYEIRRVTENDYLDIHALNQQLGYEYDKDKVKERISNLLDAGTDIITVLEVEGKVVGYIHGIPYNTLYTDNLINMVAIVFSNSVEIDAKAKGELFFEFEKRVKKNGYHGIRLTADVERDLLHEFLVSNGFENKRDLKHYIKYF